From the genome of Labrus bergylta chromosome 4, fLabBer1.1, whole genome shotgun sequence, one region includes:
- the mier1b gene encoding mesoderm induction early response protein 1b isoform X3, whose amino-acid sequence MAEPSLGNSSPGGSAGSDDHDFDPSVDMLVHDFDDERTLEEEEMLEASDETNANEIEDLAREGDMPIHELLNLYGYGGNSPADEDEEEDEEPEEEEEDDEEEDEEEDLDHDESSRSTSELKMNEGEGVKNSSGQVDEAQTTSEGRTRSVRSLGTAELIRPQKLKYFESNNDAEEESDEDEDYVPSEDWKKEIMVGSMYQAETPVGLCKYKDNEKVYENDDQLLWNPECLPEGKVVEFLTEASRRTGEEKGVDAIPEGSHIKDNEQALYELVKCDFDTEEALRRLRFNVKAAREELSVWTEEECRNFEQGLKAYGKDFHLIQANKVRTRSVGECVAFYYMWKKSERYDFFAQQTRLGKRKYNLHPGVTDYMDRLLDETESATSSRAASPPPTTSSSSTSHSEKEDSSSQNGCGGSGRSKSTQTFLSPATFSSSSWGIPRRSQARRDI is encoded by the exons ATGGCGGAG cCCTCCCTCGGGAACTCGAGCCCAG GAGGTTCAGCAGGTTCCGATGACCATGATTTTGACCCATCAGTAGACATGCTTGTCCATGATTTTGATGATGAACGCAccctggaggaagaggaaatgtTGGAGGCATCAGATGAAACCAACGCTAACGAGATTGAAGACCTTGCACGG GAGGGGGATATGCCAATTCATGAGCTGCTGAATCTGTATGGTTATGGGGGCAATTCACCAGCagatgaggatgaagaggaggatgaagaaccggaggaggaagaagaagatgatgaggaagaggatgaggaagaagaccTAGACCATGATGAAAGCAGCAGAAGCACCAGCGAGTTGAAAATGAATGAG ggtgaGGGTGTGAAAAACTCATCAGGCCAGGTAGATGAGGCCCAGACCACTTCCGAGGGCCGCACACGCTCAGTAAGGTCCCTTGGGACAGCAGAACTTATCCGTCCTCAGAAACTCAAGTACTTTGAAA GTAATAATGATGCAGAAGAGGAGTCAGATGAAGATGAGGACTATGTTCCATCTGAAGACTGGAAAAAG GAGATCATGGTGGGTTCAATGTATCAGGCAGAAACTCCTGTTGGCCTGTGTAAATATAAAGACAATGAAAAAG TTTATGAAAATGATGACCAGCTGTTGTGGAACCCCGAGTGCCTCCCTGAAGGCAAAGTGGTGGAGTTCTTGACAGAGGCATCGAGGAGGACTGGCGAGGAGAAGGGTGTGGACGCAATCCCAGAGGGATCCCACATCAAAGACAATGAACAG GCTTTGTATGAGCTGGTGAAATGTGACTTTGACACAGAGGAAGCTTTAAGAAGACTGAGGTTTAATGTCAAAGCAGCCAGAG AGGAGCTCTCTGTCTGGACTGAAGAGGAATGTAGAAATTTTGAACAAGGACTAAAAGCTTATGGGAAAGACTTTCATTTAATACAGGCCAACAAG GTGAGAACTAGGTCTGTAGGAGAATGTGTGGCCTTTTATTACATGTGGAAGAAGTCTGAGCGTTATGATTTCTTTGCACAGCAAACCAGACTTGGGAAAAGGAAATACAACCTTCACCCCGGTGTCAC AGACTACATGGACAGATTACTGGACGAGACAGAGAGCGCAACATCCAGCAGGGCGGCGTCCCCGCCACCCAccacctccagcagcagcaccagccaCTCAGAGAAAGAAGACAGCAGCAGTCAGAACG GTTGCGGTGGTAGCgggcgcagtaagtcaacccagactttcctctccccagcaacgttttccagctcctcctgggggattccgaggcgttcccaggctagacgggatatataa
- the dynlt5 gene encoding dynein light chain Tctex-type 5, producing MSDVFKDKSQKRDKKAGKVTSEGSHGVRGKDTRTKDSISTVSCLTELGHHDDNARMEHLIENTYQIGPYKRFPIPAVTDILKDVLTSYLQEEKYEVEWSQKMTKTICEVIRARVKDLMIPRYKTVVLVHIGQLAGHSMQISSRCLWDASNDTFASYSFKNSSLFGAATVYAVYFE from the exons ATGTCTGATGTGTTTAAAGACAAATCCCAAAAAAGAGACAAGAAGGCAGGCAAGGTGACCTCAGAGGGAAGCCATGGAGTCAGAGGCAAAGATACAAGGACTAAGGA CTCTATCAGCACTGTGTCGTGCTTAACTGAACTAGGACACCATGATGACAACGCTCGGATGGAACATCTAATAGAGAACACCTACCAGATCG GACCTTACAAACGCTTCCCCATACCTGCTGTCACAGACATACTGAAGGATGTGCTCACTAGCTACCTCCAAGAGGAAAAATATGAAGTAGAGTGGTctcaaaaaatgacaaaaacaatatGTGAG GTGATAAGAGCCCGGGTCAAGGACTTGATGATACCCAGATATAAGACTGTGGTCCTGGTTCACATTGGCCAGCTCGCCGGACACAGCATGCAGATCAGCAGCCGCTGTCTGTGGGATGCATCTAATGACACTTTTGCCTCTTACTCCTTCAAGAACAGCTCCCTGTTTGGTGCGGCAACTGTCTATGCTGTATATTTTGAGTGA
- the sgip1b gene encoding SH3-containing GRB2-like protein 3-interacting protein 1 encodes MMQGLKNRTRKALGLRKKDKDTDTTSSPDKEGSGSSKKGSKKANGAPNGFYGEIDWDRYASPDVDEEGFSLRPGDESDAASKGKQFFSSSDSEDDEDDSKKKFKIKIKPLVSDSAKCVPPSMDELKASVGGLALSPSLRRSPRRSPGQIKRNLSCEEIARPRRSTPTPSPAPETPSDRLSQNVPAFFGLPSETKYARYDVVHTEVWVESRHRSESPLSRSYQTGAPPPLPPKNIPSRSHYGCPSDFVADLPNGRAARSSAPIYLNVLSPASYRGSPGPDLDDVFGPSDSPHTSEEYVSPRWVTFTDDRPPPPDELPPPPPPDSPAPDTPSSTPSTPCLSPGPPPDEPPPSPPPFSPGSPPPPFSPPDSPPFIVLGPPPPDEPAPPLPPDFSPSISPPLCLDEDAIDEEVLQFAAYCSSPAPISPVPPLPAERRSPRAGGTSPLVLGGVGGKRTPEGVYLRDDIPDFVGSPRELTPSFRGTPPPLPPTTYRSIMSSPGPGSGSSPSSPARPATPQSRGSPVPPPPPPRPSSRPKLPPGKPITDLSRPFSPPVSGSPPPFAPLARAESSSSISSITMQSAASTPTLGKELNTPTTGCSRGPSPLTMGPQDTLPVAAAFTETINAYFKGADPSKCAVKITGEMVLSFPAGITRHFASHPTQPILTFSISNYNRLEQVLPNPQLLCCDSTANSADTKEFWVNMPNLMSHLKKVAEQKPQATYYNVDMIKYQVSSEGIQSTPLNLALSWRGDANNTDLRIDYKYNTEAMAAPMPLHDINFLVPVDGVMATVQAMIPPATWNPDQQTIQWKIPSLSPRSENGGVGALLGRFQMTEGSFKSSQLSVQFTSEGSTLSGCDIQLVGTGYRLSLIKKRFAAGKYLADN; translated from the exons ATGATGCAAG GACTGAAAAACCGAACAAGGAAAGCCCTGGGCTTACGAAAGAAAGACAAGGATACAGACACAAC GAGTTCACCTGACAAAGAAGGAAGTGGAAGCAGTAAGAAAGGAAGT aaaaagGCGAATGGAGCACCAAACGGGTTCTACGGGGAGATTGACTGGGACAGATAT GCGTCTCCTGACGTGGATGAGGAGGGCTTCAGCCTCCGGCCTGGCGACGAGTCTGATG CAGCGTCCAAAGGAAAGCAGTTTTTCTCCTCCAGTGACTCTGAGGATGACGAGGACGACAGCAAGAAAAAATTCAAAATCAAGATCAAACCTCTGGTGTCGGACAGCGCCAAGTGTGTCCCTCCGTCCATGGACGAGCTGAAAGCCTCAGTGGGAGGCCTGGCGCTGTCTCCATCTCTG AGGAGAAGTCCG AGACGCAGCCCG GGGCAGATAAAAAGAAATTTGTCCT GTGAAGAGATTGCCAGACCCAGACGCTCCACACCTACTCCAAGTCCTGCACCTGAGACGCCAAG TGACCGGCTATCACAGAACGTTCCTGCCTTTTTTGGGCTGCCTTCAGAGACCAAATATGCCAGATATGATG TGGTCCATACAGAAGTTTGGGTAGAGTCTAGACATCGATCAGAATCACCGCTGAGCAGAAGTTACCAAACCGGAG ctcctcctcctcttcctccaaaAAACATTCCATCAAGAAGTCATTACGGCTGTCCTTCAGACTTTGTTG CTGATCTACCCAATGGAAGAGCAGCTCGTAGCTCTGCCCCAATCTACCTGAACGTCCTGTCCCCCGCCTCCTACCGAGGCTCACCTGGCCCCGACCTGGACGATGTGTTTGGCCCCTCGGACAGCCCCCACACCAGCGAGGAATACGTTTCACCTCGATGGGTTACTTTCACTGACGACAGACCTCCGCCGCCTGATGAactccctccccctccaccaccTGACTCCCCTGCCCCTGACACACCCTCCTCCACACCATCCACCCCCTGCCTCTCCCCAGGACCACCTCCAGACGAGCCCCCACCTTCCCCTCCGCCTTTTTCTCCTgggtctcctcctcctcctttctcacCCCCAGACTCACCCCCCTTCATAGTACTCggacctcctcctccagatgaACCggcccctccccttcctccagACTTTTCCCCCTCTATCTCACCTCCTCTGTGCCTCGACGAGGACGCCATCGATGAGGAGGTGCTGCAGTTTGCAGCGTACTGTTCGTCCCCGGCCCCAATCAGCCCTGTGCCTCCTCTGCCTGCAGAGCGAAGGTCTCCTCGGGCAGGGGGGACATCTCCTCTGGTACTGGGGGGTGTGGGGGGAAAGAGGACTCCAGAAGGAGTGTACCTGAGAGACGATATCCCTGACTTTGTGGGTTCGCCCAGAGAATTAACACCGAGCTTCAGGGGCACaccgcctcctcttcctccaacCACTTACAGGTCCATCATGTCTTCCCCGGGGCCGGGCTCGGGCAGCA GCCCCTCATCGCCAGCTCGTCCTGCCACTCCTCAGTCTCGAGGCAGTCcagtccctcctcctcctcctcctcgaccTTCGTCACGACCAAAACTGCCGCCGGGGAAACCAATCACAGACCTG TCTCGGCCCTTCAGTCCCCCGGTTTCAGGCAGCCCCCCACCTTTCGCCCCTTTGGCCCGTGCGGAGagctcctcctccatctcttctATCACCATGCAGAGTGCAGCGTCTACTCCAACATTAGGAAAAGAGCTTAACACACCCACCACAG GATGCTCCAGAGGGCCCAGTCCGCTCACCATGGGACCTCAGGACACTCTGCCTGTGGCTGCAGCCTTCACAGAAACCATCAATGCCTACTTCAAAGGCGCAGACCCCAGCAA ATGTGCTGTGAAGATCACAGGAGAGATGGTGCTGTCCTTTCCTGCGGGTATCACGAGACATTTTGCCAGCCATCCGACTCAGCCCATCCTCACCTTCAGCATCAGCAACTACAACCGACTGGAACAGGTCCTCCCtaacccacagctgctgtgcTG tGATTCCACAGCAAACAGTGCAGACACAAAGGAGTTCTGGGTAAATATGCCAAACCTCATGAGCCATCTGAAAAAAGTGGCTGAACAGAAGCCTCAGGCGACGTACTACAACGTGGACATGATCAAGTATCAG GTGTCATCGGAGGGAATCCAGTCCACTCCTCTGAACCTGGCGTTGAGTTGGCGAGGCGATGCCAACAACACGGACCTTAGAATAGACTACAAATACAACACAGAGGCCATGGCTGCCCCCATGCCACTACACGATATCAACTTCCTGGTTCCTGTGGATGGAGTCATGGCCACAGTACAGGCCATGATCCCCCCTGCTACCTG GAATCCAGATCAGCAAACAATACAGTGGAAAATCCCCAGCCTCTCTCCTCGATCTGAAAATGGAG GAGTCGGGGCTCTTTTGGGCCGGTTCCAGATGACTGAAGGTTCCTTTAAATCCTCACAACTGTCAGTCCAGTTCACCAGTGAGGGCAGCACTCTGTCAGGGTGCGACATCCAGCTGGTCGGGACGGGCTACCGGCTCTCTCTGATCAAGAAGAGATTTGCTGCAG GGAAATACCTGGCGGACAATTAG